The Salinirubrum litoreum genome segment GTCGGCCGCGCCGGCCTCTGCCGCCGCGAGTGCGTCCTCCCGGACGAGATCCTCGGCGACGGCGTAGACCATGCTCGTCTCGGTCGCGTCGGCGTGCCCGATGCCGTCCTCGCCGAACAGTTCGCGGGTCAGGTCGTCGAGGTTCGCCCACCAGTTCCACGGGACCGCGAACGCGACCTCCTGCCGGCGCAGTCGGCGTGCGGCCCGGCGCAGGGCGTCGCTGTTCCCGCCGTGGCCGTTGACGAGGACGACCTTGCGGACGCCGTGGTCCGCGAGGCTGGCGACGGTCTCGCCCACGTAGTCCTCGAAGGTCTCGGGTGTGACCGACAGCGTGCCGTGGAACTGTCGGTGGTGGTCGCTGACGCCGACCGGAATCGTCGGGAGTCGGACGGTGTCGTCGCGGTCGATGCGTCCGGCGACGGTCTCGGCGGCCCGGAAGTCGGTCGACAGCGGGAGCGCGGGGCCGTGTTGCTCGGTCGCGCCGGTCGGGAGCAGTGCGACCTCGGCGCCGGCGAGTCTGTCGCGGGCGGTCGTCGTCGTGTGGTCCGCGAGGTAGTCCATGTCCGAGCACTCGTCGGGGCGTCACTTAGTTCAGTCGTCGCTTGGCGTGGTCGAGGAATCGGCGTGTCGTCGTGGGTGTGGACCCCGGTGGTCGCAGTACGCCCCGCGCCTCCCCGACTGCTGGCGACGCGGACCGCGAGCAGGGTCTCGCCGTC includes the following:
- a CDS encoding creatininase family protein; the encoded protein is MDYLADHTTTTARDRLAGAEVALLPTGATEQHGPALPLSTDFRAAETVAGRIDRDDTVRLPTIPVGVSDHHRQFHGTLSVTPETFEDYVGETVASLADHGVRKVVLVNGHGGNSDALRRAARRLRRQEVAFAVPWNWWANLDDLTRELFGEDGIGHADATETSMVYAVAEDLVREDALAAAEAGAADSWGKSVHGGEVGFDTADFSDSGAVGHPTEASREAGERLLASATDDLDALLDWLADQPFADLLPQDHR